Genomic DNA from Fusarium keratoplasticum isolate Fu6.1 chromosome 2, whole genome shotgun sequence:
TTCGTGCACTTTGGAACTTCTCATGTTGGTAGATGACCTGAAGAAAAAGGGAGGCCCCAGGGAAACACCACAAAAGAGCGGATATGACATCAGTACGGAGGATATCTATGTATCTTGAGAAACCTTAGTTCTCAAATGATGTTTAGATTCTGCGGGTTGATGAAAGGCAAATCTCTGGCAATGGATGCGTGGCGGACTTGACTGAGGTACGCCGACTCCTTCATAACCACAATAAACATATCTGCAGAGCAATATCGCTTTGATATTTATCCCGAGCTACTGCGGATTTCCGCTGTCCGTCTCCGCACTCCAAACATGGCGAGCCTGTGTCGTGACGAGTGGTGGCCGACATTGCGGAATTCCGCAAAGACGCCAAACCAACAGGGGAATGTGCACAACAGACCGTGCGATTGATGTTACCACTGCAGAATATCGTAATCAATGTCTTGGTAGAGGATTTCAGCTATAAAAGGTCCTGGTTCTGGCGCTGAGAGGGAGCACCAGTTCCAAACCACTTTCACAGTATCTGCACCCTACTTAACtcccttcttccatctcttcacTCGCCCAGCATGTCCAGCAACCAGCAGCCCGTCGGCTACCGTGTCTTTGACATTACCAAAACCTCCCACAAGAAATCATACCCTGCCATCTCCCCCACCAAACCCTCCCTGTCCCAGGCTGGCAAGACCGTCCTCATCaccggcggcagcggcggcatTGGCTTTGCGATTGCCCGTGCATTCGGCGAGGCTGGCGCAGAAAAGGTCATTATTGTAGGTAGAGACGATGCCAAGGTTGGCTTGGCGGCGGAGCAGCTCAATAAGCAGAGCCAAGGTTCCAGGACTGTCTTCGAGGGCAGGGTCTGCCAGCTTGCCGACTCTGAGGGCATTGATAAGCTCTGGGAAATTTTCGAGGTAGAGGGAGTCAAGGTCGACGTCATTGTGTTGAACGCCGCAATGACTGGTCAGTTTGGTCCTATCGAGAGCCTGGGTTGGAAGAAAGTCTGGCAGGAATTTGAGGTCAACGTTCGGTCATACCATCAATTCTGTGAGCGACTGCACCAGAATGCCAAAAGCCAAGCAGGCAAGGTAAGATACCTGACAACTAGGCCCTTTCTCCGCAAGTTTATTGCTTCGATTAACGCAAATACCTTCAGAGGTACATCGTCAATGTTTCAACCTCGGCCATCCACGACTTTCCGGCGGCGTCATACGCACCAAGCTACTCCCTCACCAAGAACTCGGCTACTCTTCTGCTCCAGCAGATAGCCAGGGAATGGAAGGTGTCGGATATTCAGATCGTGAGCTTCCACCCTGGGGCGCTCCTGACCCCAGGCGCCATGTCTTTGGGACTGGACGAGACCTCTCTCCCATGGGACGATAGTAAGTGGATGCCCAGTGAACTGGAATTCAGCTGAGAGCTAACTTTCCACTCAAAGTCAGCCTTCCTGCTTCTGTTGCCGTGTGGGCCGCTTCTGACGAGGCTGCCTTCTTGCATGGCCGGTTCGTCTGGGCCCGTTGGGATGTCGAAGAGCTCGCTTCGGGCGAGATTAGAGAGCGGCTCGAGAGTGATGAGAAGTTTCTGAGAATCGGTGTTCATGGCCTTGAAACACCCAAGGCAATAGTGTGAATGGCCGCCGATAGCTTGCACAGTTGCGCTTGATGCAGATGTCCTCTAATAAGCCGGAAGCGATCTGTCTTCCCTCAACCCCCATCTCTTGAGTGTTGCCTTGTCTCCACCAAACCACTCCTCCAAGGCGTCCAAACCACGATAGGTGGCGCAAATAACCCTGCCCAGCTCGTCAAAGTCTTCAGGGTCGGCACCTTGTGTGTCATGACCAAAGGTGGACATGGTGAGCTCAAGCCGTCTGGACGTCTTCCATATCTCCCGCCACTCGGCCGCTGATCTGGCCTCCCAAAGAGCTGCCTGGGCCGTGAAACCAAGCTGGGATACTTTCCCCTCGCAATCCCAACCAAGCTTTAAAAAGGTGTATACACCCGAGATTGTTTCGGCAAACACTACCGTCCGTCTCACGCTTTCCTGCCGTATCCAGTCTGCCCATTCCTTGACTGGTCCAAACGGGCTGATTGTTAGCCTCAACTTATCCGCCCATGCTGATAGCCGAGCTCCATCACGCTCTGCCTGAGCTTGTTGGGTGATGTCGCTGGTTGAAAAGAGCCGTATGCATTGGTAGATGAGCAGTGCTTGCACAGGAGGGAGTAGATCAAGTTCCATCGGAGGATCGCAGGCCAAAGCAGCTTCAACTGCATCAACCAACAGTGATGCTCGCCGTGCAATCTCAGTCTTTACGATTGCCACATTGGACGGGTTACGCATGGCGTGTAAAGCACTCGCGGCGAGAGCGTCCTGAAGGACAGTAGAAGCCCCGACTTGAGTGTGGTGAATAAAGGCAGTGTGACCAGCCTCTGCTAGTGCGCAGGCTTGTGCAGCGAGACGTCTTCCTGCATACTCGGTGCGGGCTTGAAACCTGCTGCCTGTTGTGATGGTTCCTTCGTTGGGGTCATCGATGATTGGCGTTTGCTGTGAACTGCTGTTTGTTATAGACGTGATCCCTAGGTCTAGCGGTGACAGAATTCCCCCATGTCCAATAATATCGCTGAGAAGAGACATCATGGCAGGTGATAACGGCGGAGGAATTGCAGGTGTAGAGTTGGTAGAGAAAAGCATGTAGTTGGTAGCGTCAGGAGTTCCGATCCAAGATGTATCTTGGTATGGCAGACTGGCCTCCAAGAAGGCATTGTCGACCGGAACCAATGATAGCGAATTATCACCACTCTCATTGTTGGATGAACGACTAGGTTCGGGGGCTCCCCACGGATACACGCAATTAACTCCTCGGGAAATGCATCGTCCACAGCATGGCAGGCCAAGGTCACAGCGTCGCTTCGAAGCCACACACGCGTTGCATGATTTCCGCCTCGTTGAAAGCTTGGATCGCATAGTGAAGGAAGAGAATGAAGTTGTAAGTGGGAGCAAGATTAGCGCGACGGGAAGGCACATGTCGCGATGATTACGCGATTGGGCTTGGAGGCACGGAATGGAATAATGCTGCACCGACCCCAGCTATCTCCTTCGGATTGAGGTCCAACTCGGGACAACTCACTTTCTTCAAAACCCCCAAACATAGTCAACTAAACTCTACTTCCTGCCTGGCTATGGCTTCAACTCGTCGTTCTCGCAGGCGGGTGAGGTAATGCCCACCTACTTCGACTCAAGCGGATGAAGCTGAAAGTTGAAAGAGACCGACCCGGTCACGACATTCATgctgttcctcctcttcagatAATGGAAAGCATCGAGTTTGCTCCTTTCCTCTGGCGTCCCAATCTTCAgctgctcaagaacctcggGCACGACCGCATACAGAATCTCGAGGTTGCCATCCTCGATCTTGAAGGAAATTCCAATCCCGCCCTTGGCACCGAGACGTCGAGTATCTTCAGACTCACGAATACCCACTCCATAGCACGCATCAGCACCGACTTTGCCAAACAATTGTCCCTGGTAGCTACTCATGAGCTCAGTACAGAACCGTCCCGTACCTCCAACAAGTTCAGGATATCGTGTCATGGCGTTGAAAGTGCGTGCGAGGTTTCGAGTTCTCTGAGTCGTCGATGAAGCATctttctcaacctcgtcggCAGCGTCTGCAAAGAGGGCATACATGCGTGCCATGTAGAAAAGCGGAAAGGCCGGCGCAGGAAGATTACACCCGTCAATGCCCCATTCAACATTCTCAGGGTCAAGAGAGAGTTCCTCCAcaaccttcttgacctggaGCTGCATGGGATGGTCTGGCAGGTGATAATCCAAGATATCAGCACCGAGACCCTGGGCaccagccatcatggcaacGTGCTTGCCGCTGCAGTTGTTGTGAATACCAGTGGGCTCAAAGTCGGCCTTGATCCAAGCCCGGTTCAAGTCCTCAAGAACTGAGGGGTGACCGCCGCATCGAAGATATTCTTCCCCAGCCTTGATCTTAGCGAGCATGCCTCTAGCACGAGTGACATGGAAATCCTCGCTGTTGTGGGATGCGCACATAAGAGCGAGATCAGCGTCGTCAAAGCCAGACTTTTCAAAGCCTCCAGTCTCAATAACGGCCACTGCTTGGGCAGGCTTTGCAGCGGACCGCACATGGGTAATTCGAGAAGGATTTCCGACAGCGAAGAGGATGTTGCCTTCAACATCAGTTACGGCAACGTGAACGCCATGAGTGTTTTCGATGATGCCGCCTCTGTCGGTGACGACGTAATCCCGGTCAATCTGTGTGGACCGAGTCATGCCGGTGTGTCTGTCAAGAGCAGAAATCCGTGATAGAGTCGTTAGGTATTTCACGGGATGAAGTGAGGAGATCTTGCCCAGCTCAGGCGCAACATATTGACCCCAAGTAGTGCTGTACTGTTCCTCGGAAATTCTTTTTACGCACGACCAGGTCGAATCTTTATCTTGTTTGAATGATGAGCCAACTTGCACAAGTTACATCAAGTCCTGCAGTGAACGCAAGGGTAAAAACACACCGCCTCTCAACTACCCCTCTCGGCGAATGACTCCGACTCTCGAGGATCGTTAGACAACTGGTCGCTGGCAACTCCAGATCAACACCCTGCGTTTGACAACTACTGCTTACAGTGGGTAACGTTAACCCAGCACCAATCGCAACCTTTTTTCCAGCCGCGAACTTCGCGCGAAATCTCCCAGGTGCGTGTGGGACAGGTAACTCGATTGGCTCAATGCAACAATGGTATCATATCACAAATATAACCCAGGCAGGTCGATGAGTCAATTGGACAACGTGACTTGGCTCTGCTGATCTCGATCTCGAAAAGTTTCCGAAAATGGTAAATTGAATAATAGATTTACGCTTTCCTTGCAAGATGGTGTCATTTACCACTCTGAAGGCATAATTCACAATACTTGAACCACCAACTTCATGGAGCCGTATCACATCATCAAATTTGGGCTTAGACACCTCCCCACTGCTCTATCTAACTGTAACTTGTTTATTCACTCCCCCACGCTTATCAAGACGTAGAATTGGCACCGTTTGGCAGCGCCAACTTGTCGAACCCCCTTGCCAGAACCTCCTCTCCgccggccaagaagaatTCAAACTCGATATCGGGCTGGGCTTCTCTGTACAGTGCATTCTTCTCAGACGCCATCTTGAAGTTGTAGGCCGCCTCTTCGTCCGTAATGATATTCTTAGGGATGCCATTGGCCGCTGCAGCCTCGGCTTGGAGTTGGATCTCGCATGACCGCTCCAGAAGTCCAAACATGAACCCTGCCTCATCCACCGTCTCGCCGCATGTGAGCAAGCCGTGGTTCATTAGAATCGCTGCCTTCTTGTTTGACCCCAGGGCCTCGGCGATGTTGATACCCTCTTGAGGCCCAAACACGATCCCGTCGTAGGCATCGTAGATGGCAAGAATTCCATAAAAGTTGCAGACATCCTGGGTCAACATATCAAGAGGACGGCCAAAGACTGACCAAGCCCTTCCAGAAATCCCATGTGCATGGCAAATGGCATGTATATCCGGTCGCCGAAGATGAACTGCCGAGTGGATGTAGTACCCGGCCATGTTGACCGTTCTTCCACCAGTTGCCGGATTAGGTGCTCCTCCAACGATCTCACCCGATGAAATATCGATGCAAAGCATATCTCCAGCCGTGAGCATACCGAAATGCCGACTCAGAGGGTTCATCCACATCAAATTTGGAAACTCGGGATCTCGGACTGAGATGTGGCCAGATTGACCTTCGACATAGTTTTGACGGGCAAAGTATCGAAAGGTGGCCGCCATATGAGTCAATATGTGTCTACGGTGCTCCTTGAATGTTGGAAAGGTTGGGATGTCTGATGAACTGATCAGTTCTGATCGAGCTTTCCAAAGGTGCTAGATATACCTGGCAAGACATCTCCATGGGAGATTGCCTCCAAGGGCGTCTTTTCCTTTAACTTGGTGCTTTGAGACACCTCCAGGGCCTCGTTCAGGATTTCTGCAGATGGAGTCATTGTAAAGTGATAATAAGTAAAGAATGAGGGTTGAGAGAGAATCAAGGCTCAGTTATTATCAAGATGCCTGGTTCGAAGCAACGTTGGGCAGCACGGGTCTACTTGAGATCTAGATATACCACAGATCTTAAATAGCCCAGCCAAGGCCCTTTATCTTGTTAGGGCGCCTTCTAAGAACGAATAATCTGTACCACATTGGAAGGCGAGCATGCAACGGGCACAATGGAAATACTGTCAACCTCGAGATCAGAGTACTGCGACATTTTACATCAACAAACTATTGGAGAGACTAGCGTACAGATACATGTCAAGAAAAGGCCAGCCACTCGCTGACAGGCGTGACAGGCAGTGTATGAGACGAGTCTATGTCATGAGGTCACTAGAGCACCCTCTAATCACAACGCCTTCTAATAGCTGCAGCGCCCTCTAATCAATTCTTCCATAGCCTGTGTACCTCAGAGATTCTTTTCAGATAAGCCAATCAGCAcatgagaaaaaaaagtgaAATCACACCATGATGATCTTTGATCGCCCTGTCCCGTTCCCGAACAGATCCGTTGAGAGAATGGATCCCCTTTCGTCGTCAAAGATAGTGGCAACGCCCACTCTTCTCCAGACTTCCAGTGATTTTCCTGTTCTTGTCGTATCTTCTGgcccaagctcaagaatGAGGCCCGTTAGGCGCTTATCAATGCCGATGTGCAGATAGAGCAGCCTAGTGTTCCCTCTGGGCGTGTTCATATCCAACCTCCCGTGAGCGAAAACATGCTCTTGTTCTCCGCTGCCGTGACTGACTCCGTCGGATCCAGCTACAAGTTTGAACGGGAAAAATTCTTCGTCATCATTAACACTCTTAGCCTTCACAACCGTTGAGATAGGCCGCACCCAGGCTTTGACCTCGAGATAACCATGTATCTCACCAGTGGGAGTATGTTCCCTCGAGGGGTACACATCGATAACATCCACCTTGATCTCATCAAAGATGAGAGCCAGTGGCTCTGGTACGCTTCGCTTCCCCTTTGGCAGGATTCGGGGATTGAACAAGACGTGTCCATCCAGCGCACTCCATGACCAACTCGGTGCACGAGCGGCATCAGGCCTTCTGGCTTCTCCGTAGGGAAAAATCCAAAAGAGCTCCTCGCTGATCTTGTGCCTCCACATCCCTGCAAATCTGATGTACTCCCACTTGGTGAtactcatcatctcctcaGCCACGCTTTGGATTGCGATGAGCTTGTCTTTGCCCTTGGTTAGGTTTCTTGGGCAATACTGCGTCAGGCACCACTGCCAAAACTCATAAAGCGTATCCCAGGATGTCGAAGAATCTCTGGGCCAGAGTATTCTGGTCATCAGGGCATAGTGGGCAGCTGGTTCGTTCTCTTCAGACTTGATGCAGGACCGGCATTCAAAGAAGATCTTGTTGCGGCAAAAGTGTATGAGCCTCGTCGAGAGGCTTCTCTCTTGCATTGTCCAAGCCCTGGTGTTCCACTTGGAGTTGTTGATTGCGTATGTAGGGAACGAATCTTCATAGTGTTGACGATGGTAGAAGACCATATATCTATCCCGGCCATGCCCAGATGGTGGAATATCTTGGCCATAGTCAAAGGAGTAGTAAATCTTTGCGGCCAGAGTCTTTTCGAAGTCGCGGTCAAGGAATCCGTCATGCGTTGACGTGGCTGAAGTTGCGACGATGGTTACTACGGCGTGGCGATACACGAGGTgcatcttgacagcctcccGCTTCCAATCATCGGCCGAgtcttggatgatgcagagTGAGTCGATCCAAAGATATGGGATCCCGAGTTGAATGCATACTCGTGCCGCATCAGCAAAGTTCTTGGGTAGGTCGGTCGGCTCTATAGTCTGCCGTAGCTGCTCAAGATTTGACTGAAACGTCTGTAGAGGAGGTGATGTAGATATATCTCCCCACATATGACTGAGTGCAGCAAATCGAGATGCTGTTTTGAAAGCAGAACTGGTTGTGTCAACCAGTCGCATCTTGAAGGAGTTGCCATTTGCAGTCACCTCCAACAGTCTAGTAGGTACCCATGGCTCCATTGGACTATTGCAGGATGAATGATTGTCAATGCAATCATCTATCCAACCCTTCATCATTCTTGTCGTGTCTTGGCAAAGAGTTTCCAAACTAGGAAATCTCCTCCTGAagctctcatcatctgcctcgAGATCTTGCAGCGAATCATTATCAGCTATTGTCTCTGAAGATCAAGATGACTTACCGGGAGAATCAAAGGCGGACATCTCAATAACAGACCCAGACCAAAATTCGGCACCCGTTTCGCTCCTCAAAGGACGTGTTACTGGGCCGTACTTCAGCCACAGCGAGTGTACCATCCCGTTATACTGCGGAGGTTGGCCCTCGAGGGAGAAACTACCCGATTCATGGAGGGGTTTGAAAGGCATTAAGTGAAGAGTGGCCGTGATGGCGATTCTTCGATCCCAGTTCATCGTCAGAGACAGATCTTGCCCAGTTTCGTGATCCCAGAAGGGGTGCGTGTCATTCTCGTCGTTGCGCCAAGCGGCCAAGGACCCGACCGAGATCAGAGCATGACGGAAGAGGTTGCAAAGTTTGCATCCACTAGTAGCCGAAGCTGAAAGACTAGGATAGTCTGGATATACATCTTCTCGTCGGTATGTCGTGTGGATATAGGTAGCCTCGTCGGTCTTTTTGCGGTCGGGCACCAGAGATCTACATGTTTCGCAAGGCCACTCTGCCGGTGATCTAAGAATATCTGGAAGTCTTTGAGGGTTCATTATCTCCAAGTTCTTTAAGAAAAGGTGCTCGTTTCTTCTTCCGTCAAACTTGACTATGCTGCTGCCTTGTTGAGTGAATTCATGGTCGTGAGGGGTCATTAACCTCAGGCCAAGTTCAGCCAATGGTTGAAAAGTGCATATGCACGAATAACAATGCGGCTTGAGATTCTGTTAatcgagcttgaggataAGTTACTAAGCAATGATCTTGTGGTCTTATCAATGTACCTCAGCTGAAAAAATCTGAGTCTGGACGAGGATTTCTAGTCGCTGTCAGTCCGCCACAGCATTCGTAACAGTTTCCCCATTCCTCGCACGGAGCGGCCCGTAGTTTAGCTTCGGGTAGGTAGTTGATACGCAGTTCATGTAAGCTAAACTCAGCTGGTCTTGGGCGGAGGTATGTGACTGCAAATCTATCTCTGTGAAAGCCAATAATCACAACACGGTGAGCCTGAGGCTGGCTGAAATACGTGATCAGCATCTCAATGTTTCAGCGCAACTGAGGGGTTCAACCCGCGTGTAGATCACCGATTGGATGCAGCACTTTGTGGCGTGGCCAGGAGCTGTTCTTCGCCTCGGTCTAGATCGAACTATTGAGTAAACCCCGGTCACTTGGCTATGCATTCTCACCATAGCATCCGCGCCGAGATATCACAATACGAACAAACACAGTGCTAGGAATGAGAAAGTTAAGACATAGTCCCCTATCAGACTAGAATCACCCATAACTATAAATAAGTGCTGTGTTCCCAAGCCTTTTCCACTCCAAGTTAAGCATCCACAATCTCAACTGTTTCTACTCTGACCACACACATCGTCACTCTCATATTGTCCCCAGCCATGGCACAAGCACAGAACCAGCAGAGCCTGCTCCAGCTTGGCATGGAACAAGTCGGCTGGTTCAAATCCAAGAAGATCCCCGTGCACACCCCCGGAGAGGTCGAGTATGAGAGAGCTGTCGCAAACAGCAACCTCTTGTACCGCTTCGCTAGACCAGCCTGCGTACTCCAGCCCGAACACAACTCTCACATccgcatcatcatcgcccgtgccaaggagaagaagctgcctGTTTGCATCAAGAATGGTGGCCATTCTTATGCAGGCTTTTCCACCATCAATGATGGTCTTTTGATTGATCTGGTCAACATGAAGAGAGTCGACCTTGATATGGAGAAAAAGACCGTCACGATGCAGGCTGGTGCTCAATGGGGCCATGCAtacaaggagctcatcaacgaTCATCATGACGGATGGATCATCAATGGCGGGCGATGTCCTACTGTCGGAGTCAGCGGTTTCACCCTCGGTGGCGGCCTTGGTCCTTTTACTCGTAGCTTCGGTATGGGTAGCGACACCCTGCTCGAGGCCACTATCATCACGGCTGCCGGGGAGACTGTCACTGTCAAGAACACCGGCAACacgaagaaggaggaggatgatctGTTCTGGGCACTCTgcggtgctggtggtggcaactttggtgttgtcgtcgaACTCAAGATGAAGCTTCAAGAGCTGCACGGAAAGGATGTTGTTGCTGGGAGGTTTACATGGTCGCCCAAGCACTGCGAAAAAGCCCAAAAGGACTTTATGGACACCATGGTCAAGTTCTACACCACCAATTGGCCCAACGAGATGACCATCGACAGTTCGTGGCTGTGCGATCTCAAGGATGGGAGGGAAGATCCTGCGGTTCGGTTCCTGGTGTACTACAACGGCACCGAACCCCAGTTTGATGAGCTGATTGATCGGCACCTCGGAGGCGTCAACGAAAACgggaaagagaagaaactGCCAAAGCAGCTCAAGAGACGTACACTGCAAGAAAAGTCGACGAGGTTCCTTCACGAGACCCTTGTCTCCCAGTGGTCAGAGGAGACCGTCAGGGCGTTCCCCTCGAACCCATCCTACAAGATCTACACATCATTCGTCTTTGGTAACGGGAAGGACGAGATCCAAAAGATCACCGAAATCATCaagaaagagatggaagagttCAGAAAGGAATTCAAGGGCGAACAGGGTCTGCTTCAGGTCACATGGATCCATTGCGGAGGCAAGGCGAGCGAGAAGCAGCCCGATGAATCGGCCTATCCCTGGCGCGGAGGCGTCTACCACGCATACATCATGATTGACTGGCAGGAGAAGTTCCTCGAGCTGGACATGAGGGGCTTCTTGGAAAAGATGAATGAGAAGCTGAGGCCCTTCTCCCACTCGCAGCgagccatcttcatcaacttTCCCGACCCAGCTCTCAAGAAGGATGCCCATGAGGATGCATACTACGGACTAAACAAGGAGAGGCTgcgcaagatcaaggcctcTTGGGACAAGGATAATTTCTTTGGCTGGTCTCAGGGTGTCCAACTTCCGGAGAAGGTGGCGCATCACGAAGGGGACGAGTGCGCAGACGTAGCCGGTCATGAAGAGTTCCTGGAGGCAAACGAACTGTTGGACAAGATTGCCAAGCGTCAGTGGGAGACCTTTACGGCGCCCCCTATTAACGCGCTCGTTGGGGGTGTTCAGGGTGTTACTGGCTTTGCGTTTTAAGTCTGAGACAAGGGCGTGGATCATACATCTCATTGAAGGGGTAATCAGTTGCTAGAAACATCAAAAACATGGTACCAATAACAATGTTGGTCAATAGACAAACTGTGTTCTTGGCGTCAAAAAAATGGTAGAGTGGCGCATCTGCCACCAACAAACAACAATCTCTCCAACCCCTCACTCTCTGTGTGGCGACTTGTCCTCTTTGCCTTTATCACTTGGACTCTCTTTAACACTCTACTCGTCCATCACCAGCTAAATGCGGCCGGACAAACTTCTTTGAAGCCACAGAGCCCCGTCCGAGTGTACATCGCAAGTCTGCACTGGAACAACGAGCGCATTCTTCGCGACTCTTGGAACCAAGGCCTTCTCGATCTTGTATCAGTTCTCGGCCCCAGCAATGTCTTTGTGAGTCTGTACGAGAGTGGCAGTCGGGATGGTTCCAAAGACACCATCGGCGAACTCGACAAGGCGCTGGGGGTAATGGGAGTCCCACGGAATATCACATTGGACAAGACTACGCACGCCGAtgcgatggcttcaccacCTCTTGAGCCAGGGAATGGCTGGGTCAAGACACCGCGTGGAAGAATAGAGCTTCGCAGGATTTCATACCTTGCCCGACTACGGAACATGTCTCTCCAGCCCTTGAGAGCTATGGCACGGAATGGTATCGAATTCGATTATGTTCTTTTTCTCGGCGACGTCGTGTTTACTGTATGCTTTACTCATCCGCTACGGGTGAAACTAACAGATCTAGATCCCTGATGTGCTTGCACTGCTCAACACAAACAATCGTGATTACGCAGCGGCATGTTCACTAGACTTCAGCAAACCCCCTCGGTACTATGACACATTTGCGCTGAGGGATGCCGACGGCCATGAGCATGCGACGCAGACGTAGCCGTACTTTCGGTCATCCAAGTTGAGAGCTGCAATGAAGCGAAGGGAACCTGTTCCTgtcagctgctgctggaacGGTATGGGTAAGATAGCCCTCAAGTCCCTGGACTAGCCTTTCAAGTAATAGGTCAATTAACGCTCGGTCCAGTCTTTATGCCTGCGGCTTCATTTGTTGGTGATCAGGGACTCACCTTCCGAGCCATCGACGACTCTCTCGCAGCAAAACATCTCGAGGGCTCCGAGTGTTGCCTCATTCATGCTGACAATCCAGAGTCAGAGACGAGAGGTGTTTACCTTAACCCCAACGTTCGCGTCGGATATGACCGCCGCGCTTATGAGTTGGTTCACTCTAGCAGATCCTGGCTCACTCACACTCAGATCTTGTCCGGCCTGTGGAAGAATAGGCTGGCAAGGTGGTTCACAGCGCCGTTGTTCAAAGAGTGGTGGGTTCGAAGTTTGGAGCGTGAATGGCAGAGGCAGAATCCTGGCCGCAGTAAGAACGGGATGATGTGCATCATCAATGAGATGCAGGTGCTTGTTCATAACGGTTGGGCCCATGTTTGAATGGTGCTTTCAGATAGTTAGAGTAGATCAAATGTTAATTTCAAATTCATTCAATCGTAAAGTTGCTTGATCCATTGCAACATAGCTTCGGAAAAGAGTAGAAACGCATGAAGCTTGTCCGATGTCATCCCtacttggccatcatcgtAGTTCCGGCTACTAACATGTTTGCCTTTTTGCAATCAACTCTTTGACAGTCAACTATCTCATATTCCTTTAATAGGCCCTCCTTGAATGGTCAGGCATGAGCCTCTAGACCCACTGCTCTAAGTCTAGAACTAAACCCCCTTCGTCCACTAATTAAGACAACTTTGAAGTCCTCGAGAGACTATTGAAGGAGAGATTACTTGAGGGAGGTTCCCAGGTTAACTGTAACCTGTCTGAGGAAGATTTGACTGGGACTTGCGTTGAT
This window encodes:
- a CDS encoding FAD-binding PCMH-type domain-containing protein, coding for MAQAQNQQSLLQLGMEQVGWFKSKKIPVHTPGEVEYERAVANSNLLYRFARPACVLQPEHNSHIRIIIARAKEKKLPVCIKNGGHSYAGFSTINDGLLIDLVNMKRVDLDMEKKTVTMQAGAQWGHAYKELINDHHDGWIINGGRCPTVGVSGFTLGGGLGPFTRSFGMGSDTLLEATIITAAGETVTVKNTGNTKKEEDDLFWALCGAGGGNFGVVVELKMKLQELHGKDVVAGRFTWSPKHCEKAQKDFMDTMVKFYTTNWPNEMTIDSSWLCDLKDGREDPAVRFLVYYNGTEPQFDELIDRHLGGVNENGKEKKLPKQLKRRTLQEKSTRFLHETLVSQWSEETVRAFPSNPSYKIYTSFVFGNGKDEIQKITEIIKKEMEEFRKEFKGEQGLLQVTWIHCGGKASEKQPDESAYPWRGGVYHAYIMIDWQEKFLELDMRGFLEKMNEKLRPFSHSQRAIFINFPDPALKKDAHEDAYYGLNKERLRKIKASWDKDNFFGWSQGVQLPEKVAHHEGDECADVAGHEEFLEANELLDKIAKRQWETFTAPPINALVGGVQGVTGFAF
- a CDS encoding HET domain-containing protein, which codes for MRLVDTTSSAFKTASRFAALSHMWGDISTSPPLQTFQSNLEQLRQTIEPTDLPKNFADAARVCIQLGIPYLWIDSLCIIQDSADDWKREAVKMHLVYRHAVVTIVATSATSTHDGFLDRDFEKTLAAKIYYSFDYGQDIPPSGHGRDRYMVFYHRQHYEDSFPTYAINNSKWNTRAWTMQERSLSTRLIHFCRNKIFFECRSCIKSEENEPAAHYALMTRILWPRDSSTSWDTLYEFWQWCLTQYCPRNLTKGKDKLIAIQSVAEEMMSITKWEYIRFAGMWRHKISEELFWIFPYGEARRPDAARAPSWSWSALDGHVLFNPRILPKGKRSVPEPLALIFDEIKVDVIDVYPSREHTPTGEIHGYLEVKAWVRPISTVVKAKSVNDDEEFFPFKLVAGSDGVSHGSGEQEHVFAHGRLDMNTPRGNTRLLYLHIGIDKRLTGLILELGPEDTTRTGKSLEVWRRVGVATIFDDERGSILSTDLFGNGTGRSKIIMV
- a CDS encoding Aldolase-II domain-containing protein; protein product: MTPSAEILNEALEVSQSTKLKEKTPLEAISHGDVLPDIPTFPTFKEHRRHILTHMAATFRYFARQNYVEGQSGHISVRDPEFPNLMWMNPLSRHFGMLTAGDMLCIDISSGEIVGGAPNPATGGRTVNMAGYYIHSAVHLRRPDIHAICHAHGISGRAWSVFGRPLDMLTQDVCNFYGILAIYDAYDGIVFGPQEGINIAEALGSNKKAAILMNHGLLTCGETVDEAGFMFGLLERSCEIQLQAEAAAANGIPKNIITDEEAAYNFKMASEKNALYREAQPDIEFEFFLAGGEEVLARGFDKLALPNGANSTS